A genome region from Arthrobacter sp. SLBN-100 includes the following:
- a CDS encoding inositol monophosphatase family protein, giving the protein MTAVTELLDVARQAAAAGARVLAGRNADALQASNKGDAGDWVTAFDVAAENAVRDVIAAARPGDSITGEEHGTTRPADPTGYRWSIDPLDGTTNFIRNIVYYGTSVAVADASGAWLAGVVNAPALGRIYYAARGQGAWLEEAGTLTRLEGPVPGRKGQILATGFNYDPLVRTEQAAQFAGLLEGFADVRRLGSAALDLCMVADGTHDAFGERGLNEHDFSAGALIAEEAGCWVRRPRLTSPLDGGPTDQERLDAWTCAASLELSGKFPL; this is encoded by the coding sequence GTGACCGCCGTGACTGAATTGCTGGATGTGGCCAGGCAGGCCGCGGCCGCCGGCGCCAGGGTCCTCGCCGGCCGGAACGCTGACGCGCTCCAGGCCAGCAACAAGGGCGACGCCGGCGATTGGGTCACCGCCTTCGACGTGGCCGCGGAGAACGCGGTCCGGGATGTCATCGCGGCCGCGCGGCCCGGGGACAGCATCACCGGCGAGGAGCACGGCACCACCAGGCCGGCCGACCCTACCGGCTACCGCTGGTCCATTGACCCGCTGGACGGCACCACCAATTTCATCCGCAACATCGTCTACTACGGCACCTCCGTGGCGGTGGCGGACGCCAGCGGCGCCTGGCTGGCCGGCGTCGTTAACGCCCCTGCGCTGGGCCGCATCTACTATGCTGCCCGCGGCCAGGGTGCCTGGCTGGAAGAAGCCGGCACCCTGACCCGGCTGGAAGGGCCTGTGCCGGGCCGCAAGGGGCAGATCCTTGCCACCGGCTTCAACTACGATCCGCTGGTCCGCACCGAGCAGGCCGCACAGTTCGCCGGGCTGCTGGAGGGATTCGCCGACGTCCGCCGGCTGGGGTCCGCCGCGCTGGACCTGTGCATGGTGGCGGACGGGACGCACGACGCCTTTGGGGAGCGCGGGCTCAACGAGCATGACTTCTCCGCCGGTGCCCTGATCGCGGAGGAAGCCGGCTGCTGGGTCCGCCGCCCCCGGCTGACCAGCCCGCTGGATGGCGGACCCACCGACCAGGAGCGCCTGGACGCCTGGACCTGCGCAGCCAGCCTGGAGCTGTCCGGCAAATTTCCGCTCTGA
- the gatA gene encoding Asp-tRNA(Asn)/Glu-tRNA(Gln) amidotransferase subunit GatA, giving the protein MTDNNELIRLSAAELAEKLAAGEVTSVEVTQAYLDRIAAVDGGERGVNAFLHVNAEEALAVAAEVDAIRAAGGAEAEALHVLAGVPIAVKDLIVTVGQPTTAGSKILEGWHSPYDATVVERLRAAKMPILGKTNLDEFAMGSSTEHSAYGPTRNPWDLDRIPGGSGGGSAAAVAAFEAPLALGTDTGGSIRQPGAVTGTVGVKPTYGSVSRYGAIAMASSLDQIGPVSRTVLDSALLHQVIGGHDPRDSTSLPDPLADLVAAAKTGNVEGLRIGIIRELHGEGYQAGVENRFNDALELLKEAGAEIVEVSCPNFQYALGAYYLIMPSEASSNLAKFDGVRYGLRVLPEEGPMTIERVMGATRAAGFGDEVKRRIILGTYALSAGYYDAYYGSAQKVRTLVQRDFEAAFTVADVLISPTAPTTAFRLGEKLDDPLAMYLNDVATIPANLAGVPGLSLPGGLADEDGLPVGIQLLAPAREDARLYRVGAVLESLLEAKWGGPLLAQAPALATSVVEPVETLVGSQEAK; this is encoded by the coding sequence ATGACTGACAATAACGAACTCATCCGCCTCTCCGCCGCTGAGCTGGCCGAAAAGCTGGCCGCGGGCGAGGTGACCTCCGTCGAGGTCACGCAGGCGTACCTGGACCGGATCGCCGCAGTTGACGGCGGCGAACGCGGCGTCAACGCCTTCCTGCACGTTAACGCCGAAGAAGCGCTCGCTGTCGCCGCCGAGGTGGACGCCATCCGCGCCGCCGGCGGCGCCGAAGCTGAAGCCCTGCATGTGCTGGCCGGGGTGCCCATCGCGGTGAAGGACCTCATCGTCACGGTGGGCCAGCCCACCACCGCGGGATCGAAGATCCTCGAGGGCTGGCACAGCCCCTACGACGCCACCGTCGTGGAGCGGCTGCGCGCCGCCAAAATGCCCATCCTGGGCAAGACCAACCTGGACGAGTTCGCCATGGGCTCCTCCACCGAGCACTCCGCCTACGGGCCCACCCGCAACCCCTGGGACCTGGACCGGATTCCGGGCGGCTCGGGCGGCGGGTCCGCTGCCGCCGTCGCCGCGTTTGAGGCCCCGCTCGCCCTCGGCACCGACACCGGCGGGTCCATCCGCCAGCCCGGCGCCGTCACCGGCACCGTGGGGGTAAAACCCACCTACGGCAGCGTCTCCCGCTACGGCGCGATTGCCATGGCGTCCTCCCTGGACCAGATCGGTCCCGTGTCGCGGACCGTCCTGGACTCGGCCCTCCTGCACCAGGTCATCGGCGGGCACGATCCCCGCGACTCCACCTCGCTGCCGGACCCGCTCGCCGACCTCGTCGCCGCGGCGAAAACCGGCAACGTTGAAGGCCTGCGGATCGGCATCATCAGGGAACTCCACGGCGAGGGCTACCAGGCCGGCGTCGAAAACCGCTTCAACGATGCCCTGGAGCTCCTCAAGGAAGCCGGAGCGGAAATCGTCGAGGTCTCCTGCCCCAACTTCCAGTACGCCCTGGGCGCCTACTACCTGATCATGCCCTCCGAGGCTTCCTCCAACCTCGCCAAGTTCGACGGCGTCCGGTACGGCCTGCGGGTCCTCCCCGAAGAGGGCCCCATGACCATCGAACGCGTTATGGGTGCCACCCGTGCCGCCGGCTTCGGCGATGAGGTCAAACGGCGCATCATCCTGGGCACCTACGCACTGTCCGCCGGTTACTACGACGCTTACTATGGCTCCGCCCAGAAGGTCCGCACCCTGGTCCAGCGCGACTTCGAGGCCGCCTTCACCGTGGCGGACGTCCTGATTTCGCCCACGGCCCCCACCACCGCTTTCCGCCTCGGCGAGAAGCTGGACGATCCTCTCGCGATGTACCTGAACGACGTCGCCACCATCCCGGCAAACCTGGCCGGCGTGCCGGGCCTGTCCCTGCCGGGCGGCCTTGCCGACGAGGACGGTCTCCCCGTGGGCATCCAGCTGCTGGCCCCGGCCCGCGAGGACGCCCGCCTGTACCGCGTGGGCGCCGTGCTGGAGTCCCTGCTCGAGGCGAAGTGGGGCGGGCCGCTGCTGGCCCAGGCCCCGGCGCTGGCCACCTCGGTGGTTGAGCCTGTCGAAACCCTTGTTGGAAGCCAGGAGGCAAAATAA
- the gatB gene encoding Asp-tRNA(Asn)/Glu-tRNA(Gln) amidotransferase subunit GatB, translating into MNTDAILSFEEAMEKYDPVLGFEVHVELNTKTKMFSSAPNVFGDEPNTNVNEVDLGMPGVLPVVNKAAIESSIKIGLALNCKIAESCRFARKNYFYPDTPKNFQTSQYDEPIAYDGYLDIELSDGTVFRVEIERAHMEEDAGKLTHMGGATGRIQGADFSLVDYNRAGVPLVEIVTKPIEGAGSRAPELAKAYVAAVREIVKNLGVSDAKMERGNVRCDANVSLRPHGRERFGIRSETKNVNSLRAVEHAVRYEIQRHAAVLDSGAPVTQETRHWHEDTRTTTSGRAKSDADDYRYFPEPDLVPVVPAREWVEELRATLPEPPAARRKRLQADWGYSDLEFRDVVNAGVMDEIEETIAAGASASVARKWWMGEIVGRAKNADVDPGQLGVQPATIVELARMVEEGKINNKMASEVLDGVLAGEGSPAEIVEKRGLAVVSDDGPLLEAIDAALAAQPGVADKIRGGKVQAVGAIVGGVMKATRGQADAGRVRELILEKLGVTV; encoded by the coding sequence ATGAACACTGACGCAATCCTGAGCTTCGAAGAGGCCATGGAGAAGTACGATCCCGTCCTGGGGTTCGAGGTCCACGTGGAGCTCAACACCAAGACCAAGATGTTCTCCTCCGCCCCGAACGTCTTCGGTGATGAGCCGAACACCAACGTCAACGAAGTGGACCTGGGGATGCCCGGCGTCCTGCCCGTGGTGAACAAGGCTGCGATCGAGTCATCGATCAAGATCGGCCTTGCGCTTAACTGCAAGATCGCCGAGTCCTGCCGCTTCGCCCGGAAGAACTACTTCTACCCGGACACCCCCAAGAACTTCCAGACGTCCCAGTACGACGAACCCATTGCCTACGACGGCTACCTGGACATCGAACTGTCCGACGGCACCGTGTTCCGGGTGGAGATCGAGCGCGCGCACATGGAGGAGGACGCCGGAAAGCTGACCCACATGGGCGGTGCCACCGGCCGCATCCAGGGCGCCGACTTCTCGCTCGTGGACTACAACCGCGCAGGCGTGCCGCTGGTGGAGATCGTCACCAAGCCCATCGAGGGTGCCGGTTCCCGCGCGCCTGAACTGGCCAAGGCCTACGTGGCGGCGGTCAGGGAAATCGTGAAGAACTTAGGCGTGTCCGACGCGAAGATGGAGCGAGGCAACGTCCGCTGCGACGCCAACGTCTCGCTCCGCCCGCACGGCCGGGAACGGTTCGGCATCCGGTCCGAGACCAAGAACGTGAACTCGCTGCGCGCCGTCGAACACGCGGTCCGTTACGAAATCCAGCGGCATGCTGCCGTGCTGGACTCCGGTGCGCCCGTCACCCAGGAAACCCGCCACTGGCATGAGGACACCCGCACCACCACGTCCGGCCGGGCCAAGTCGGACGCCGACGACTACCGCTACTTCCCCGAGCCGGACCTGGTCCCCGTGGTGCCGGCCCGCGAATGGGTGGAGGAGCTCCGCGCCACGCTGCCCGAACCGCCGGCCGCCCGCCGCAAGCGCCTCCAGGCTGACTGGGGCTACTCGGACCTCGAATTCCGCGACGTAGTCAACGCCGGCGTTATGGATGAGATCGAGGAAACCATCGCCGCCGGCGCTTCGGCTTCTGTCGCGCGCAAGTGGTGGATGGGTGAGATCGTGGGCCGGGCCAAGAATGCCGATGTGGATCCCGGCCAGCTCGGTGTCCAGCCGGCCACCATCGTGGAGCTCGCCCGCATGGTGGAGGAAGGCAAGATCAACAACAAGATGGCCTCTGAGGTGCTGGACGGCGTCCTCGCCGGCGAAGGCAGCCCCGCGGAGATCGTGGAGAAGCGCGGCTTGGCTGTGGTCTCTGACGACGGGCCCCTGCTCGAAGCCATCGATGCCGCCCTGGCCGCGCAGCCGGGCGTCGCGGACAAGATCCGCGGCGGCAAGGTCCAGGCCGTCGGTGCCATCGTGGGCGGAGTCATGAAGGCCACCCGCGGCCAGGCCGACGCCGGCCGGGTCCGGGAGCTGATCCTGGAGAAACTGGGCGTCACCGTCTAG
- a CDS encoding sensor histidine kinase codes for MLRSDPRAPLRFSTQTLLLQLAVVLLVVLLSAAVHAWLTYDRVGREAENQALTLARTVASDPSVRADVLAISEQPGTPPASELAAGPLMASAEAVRARTGALFVVITDETGLRLAHPDPQRLGERVSTDPSEALAGQEVTTRNTGTLGPSAGAKVPIYAPGSSTVVGEVSVGYSMETVGQSVERDIGPVALTATGALLAGILGSFLLRRRLQRLTWGLEPEEISSLVHDQVAVLQGVDDGVIGVSADGRITVFNAAAQRLLGLGDLAGTHWEGAPVPDLLKSLTRPGSGDASAIELVAGGRVLVANARKALHRREDLGWVVMLRDRTELQQLTRQLDAVGTMSTALRAQRHEFANQLHTIAGFMSMGQHQQAREYLARLAATGPLKFPVDQAELLQDPYLQAFVGAKGVEADERGVALRIGPETLVHGQVTDAQDVTTVLGNLIDNAVNAAVAGTAADRWVEVEVLDEPGDDGGTLHVVVADSGDGLAEGTAAEAVFAEGFTTASGALSRNNRAGGGQGLGLALARQLARRRGGDVKVLDAGTPGGPGAVFMATLPGTTAGAKDSQLNDAASQDAAGKDHHG; via the coding sequence ATGCTGCGTTCCGATCCCCGCGCGCCGCTGCGGTTCTCCACCCAGACGCTGCTTCTGCAGCTGGCGGTGGTGCTTTTGGTGGTTCTGCTCAGCGCCGCAGTGCATGCCTGGCTGACCTATGACCGGGTGGGCCGCGAGGCGGAGAACCAGGCACTGACCCTGGCCCGGACGGTGGCCTCGGATCCGTCCGTGCGGGCCGACGTGCTGGCCATCAGTGAACAACCCGGCACTCCTCCGGCCTCCGAACTCGCTGCCGGGCCGCTGATGGCATCGGCGGAAGCAGTACGGGCCCGGACGGGTGCCCTGTTTGTGGTCATTACCGACGAAACCGGCCTGCGGCTGGCCCATCCGGATCCGCAGCGGCTCGGGGAAAGGGTGAGCACCGATCCGTCCGAGGCCCTTGCCGGCCAGGAGGTCACCACGCGGAACACGGGAACCCTTGGCCCGTCGGCAGGCGCGAAAGTGCCCATCTACGCCCCCGGCAGCAGCACCGTGGTGGGCGAGGTCAGCGTGGGCTATTCAATGGAGACCGTGGGCCAGAGCGTGGAACGGGACATCGGCCCGGTTGCCCTGACGGCCACCGGCGCGCTGCTTGCCGGCATCCTGGGGTCCTTCCTGCTGCGCCGCCGCCTGCAGCGCCTCACCTGGGGACTGGAGCCGGAAGAGATCAGCTCCCTGGTCCATGACCAGGTGGCGGTCCTGCAGGGTGTGGACGACGGCGTGATCGGCGTTTCCGCCGACGGCCGGATCACCGTCTTCAACGCCGCGGCGCAGCGCCTGCTGGGGCTGGGCGACCTCGCCGGAACACACTGGGAGGGCGCACCCGTACCGGACCTGCTGAAATCCCTGACCCGGCCCGGCTCCGGCGACGCTTCCGCCATTGAACTGGTGGCGGGCGGCCGGGTGCTGGTGGCCAATGCGCGCAAGGCCCTTCACCGGCGGGAGGACCTGGGCTGGGTGGTGATGCTCCGTGACCGCACAGAGCTGCAGCAGCTCACCCGGCAGCTGGACGCCGTGGGCACCATGTCCACGGCATTGCGGGCGCAGCGGCACGAGTTCGCCAACCAGCTGCACACCATCGCGGGGTTCATGAGCATGGGGCAGCACCAGCAGGCCCGCGAGTACCTGGCCCGGTTGGCCGCGACCGGGCCGCTGAAGTTTCCGGTGGACCAGGCCGAGCTGCTGCAGGACCCCTACCTGCAGGCCTTTGTTGGCGCCAAGGGCGTGGAGGCCGACGAGCGCGGGGTCGCCTTGCGGATCGGGCCCGAAACACTGGTCCACGGGCAGGTCACCGATGCCCAGGACGTCACCACCGTGCTGGGCAATTTGATCGACAATGCCGTCAACGCCGCGGTGGCCGGAACAGCTGCGGACCGGTGGGTTGAGGTGGAGGTGCTGGATGAGCCGGGTGACGACGGCGGTACCCTCCATGTGGTGGTGGCCGACTCCGGAGACGGGCTGGCGGAGGGAACGGCCGCGGAGGCGGTTTTTGCCGAAGGCTTCACCACGGCTTCCGGCGCGCTTTCCAGAAACAACCGTGCCGGCGGGGGCCAGGGGCTCGGGCTGGCGCTGGCCCGTCAGCTGGCCAGGCGCCGCGGCGGTGACGTCAAGGTGCTGGATGCCGGCACGCCTGGAGGTCCCGGGGCTGTTTTTATGGCAACGCTCCCCGGCACCACTGCGGGAGCCAAGGATTCCCAGCTCAATGATGCAGCGTCTCAAGATGCAGCTGGAAAGGACCACCATGGCTGA
- a CDS encoding RidA family protein yields the protein MRKTFGTGSVWEQTLGYSRAVQVDNTLYISATAASGEDGIVGNDFYSQTQFILQKLGKVLADAGFSFEDVVQSKLYLTDISQWEEAGRAHGEVFGEIRPTLSLVHVLPFLDPEMLVEIELVAQKSAS from the coding sequence ATGCGCAAAACCTTCGGAACCGGCTCCGTCTGGGAACAGACCCTCGGCTACTCGCGGGCCGTCCAGGTGGACAACACCCTGTACATTTCCGCCACCGCGGCCAGCGGCGAGGACGGCATCGTGGGGAACGACTTCTACTCCCAGACCCAGTTCATCCTGCAGAAGCTCGGGAAGGTCCTCGCCGACGCCGGCTTCAGCTTCGAGGATGTGGTCCAGTCCAAGCTGTACCTGACGGACATCAGCCAGTGGGAAGAAGCCGGACGTGCCCACGGTGAGGTATTCGGCGAGATCCGGCCCACCCTGTCCCTGGTGCACGTGCTGCCGTTCCTGGACCCGGAAATGCTCGTTGAAATCGAGCTCGTGGCCCAGAAGAGCGCCAGCTAG
- a CDS encoding LysR family transcriptional regulator, whose translation MEIHQLEILRELGALGSVKAVAETLMVTPSAVSQQLALLQRTVDVPLTRKEGRNLVLTEAGQVLADAGAAVVSAMAEARGAIGNYHGTAAGRVTLSGFHSVGQAVFAPLARILDAPDQPRIELSDEDVAQQDFPALTARYDLVLAHRMDHSPRWPADRVTVIPLAHEPLDVALPAAHPLAGKPALTADDVGGEAWVTSHTGYSPADVLAAVAAVSSRELNIVHRINDYSTVAALVAAGGVVGLLPRYTAGPVLNPDIVLRPLEGISTRRRIDLLARPENLKRRSVMIVSEALQGIMAGLVEQG comes from the coding sequence GTGGAGATACACCAGCTCGAAATCCTGCGCGAACTCGGCGCCCTGGGCAGCGTCAAGGCTGTCGCGGAGACCCTGATGGTCACGCCGTCGGCCGTCTCCCAACAACTGGCCCTGCTGCAGCGCACCGTGGACGTGCCCCTGACCCGCAAAGAGGGCCGGAACCTGGTGCTCACCGAGGCAGGCCAGGTGCTGGCGGACGCCGGTGCCGCCGTCGTCAGCGCCATGGCCGAGGCCCGCGGTGCCATCGGGAATTATCACGGCACAGCGGCGGGCAGGGTCACACTGTCCGGTTTCCACAGCGTGGGGCAGGCCGTGTTTGCGCCCCTGGCAAGGATCCTCGACGCTCCGGACCAGCCGCGGATTGAGCTGTCCGATGAGGACGTGGCGCAGCAGGACTTCCCCGCCCTGACCGCGCGGTACGACCTGGTGCTGGCCCACCGGATGGACCACAGCCCCCGCTGGCCCGCCGACCGGGTCACGGTAATACCCCTCGCCCATGAACCGCTGGATGTTGCCTTGCCTGCCGCCCACCCTTTGGCGGGGAAGCCTGCCCTAACCGCGGACGACGTCGGCGGTGAGGCCTGGGTGACCAGCCACACCGGCTACTCCCCCGCCGATGTCCTGGCTGCCGTCGCGGCCGTTTCCAGCCGGGAACTCAACATCGTCCACCGGATCAACGACTACTCCACGGTGGCGGCCCTGGTGGCCGCCGGCGGGGTGGTGGGACTGCTGCCGAGGTACACCGCGGGCCCCGTGCTCAACCCCGACATTGTGCTGCGGCCGCTCGAGGGAATCAGCACGCGCCGCCGGATCGACCTGCTGGCCCGGCCCGAAAACCTGAAGCGCCGTTCGGTCATGATTGTCTCTGAGGCACTGCAGGGCATCATGGCCGGGCTGGTGGAACAGGGCTGA
- the gatC gene encoding Asp-tRNA(Asn)/Glu-tRNA(Gln) amidotransferase subunit GatC yields MAAINRDDVAHLARLAHIEMSAQELDRMAGELAVIVDSVKSVSEAAGDDVPATSHPIPLTNVFREDVVGHTFTAEQALSGAPDSDDNRFKVPAILDEA; encoded by the coding sequence ATGGCTGCGATCAACCGTGACGACGTTGCGCACCTCGCGCGGCTCGCTCACATCGAGATGAGTGCCCAAGAGCTGGACAGGATGGCCGGAGAACTCGCCGTCATCGTTGATTCGGTCAAATCAGTCAGTGAAGCCGCCGGCGACGACGTCCCGGCCACGTCCCACCCCATCCCGCTCACCAACGTCTTCCGCGAGGACGTTGTGGGGCACACCTTTACGGCCGAACAGGCACTCTCCGGTGCACCGGACTCCGATGACAACCGTTTCAAGGTCCCGGCAATCCTGGATGAGGCATAA
- a CDS encoding response regulator, giving the protein MADDFRVLIVDDDFHVAKLHAAYVDSVAGFLALAPVGTASLALQAIHSLRPDLVLLDVYLPDASGLDLLQQLDVDTVILSAASDAASLRVAFRRGALGYLLKPFTADSLSQQLRSYARYRRLLSQAGALDQDAVERAKRALIPGDVTPSSRPRSATEAAVLESLVPGEQYSAAEVASRVGVSRATAQRYLSSLADDGAVDIQLRYGTTGRPEHRYGLPAT; this is encoded by the coding sequence ATGGCTGATGATTTTCGGGTGCTGATCGTGGATGACGACTTCCACGTGGCCAAGCTGCACGCCGCCTATGTGGATTCCGTGGCGGGGTTCCTGGCGCTGGCCCCGGTGGGGACGGCGTCGCTCGCGCTGCAGGCCATCCACAGCCTGCGGCCGGACCTGGTACTGCTGGACGTCTACCTGCCTGATGCGTCCGGGCTGGACCTGCTCCAGCAGCTGGATGTGGACACCGTGATCCTCAGCGCCGCTTCCGACGCCGCCTCCCTCCGGGTGGCGTTCCGCCGCGGTGCGCTGGGCTACCTGCTGAAGCCGTTTACGGCCGATTCCCTGTCGCAGCAGCTTCGGTCGTACGCGCGGTACCGGCGCCTGCTGTCCCAAGCGGGCGCGCTGGACCAGGACGCGGTGGAGCGGGCCAAGCGGGCGCTGATACCCGGCGATGTCACGCCGTCGTCCAGGCCGCGCTCGGCCACGGAGGCGGCTGTCCTGGAGTCCCTGGTTCCCGGCGAGCAGTATTCGGCGGCGGAGGTGGCAAGCCGGGTGGGGGTATCCCGGGCGACGGCGCAACGGTACCTGTCCTCACTGGCTGACGACGGCGCAGTGGACATCCAGCTGCGGTACGGGACCACCGGCAGGCCGGAGCACCGCTACGGCCTGCCGGCTACCTGA
- a CDS encoding GNAT family N-acetyltransferase, with translation MHQQITVRPAVESDFDAVARITRDSYLAAGYFDDADHPYMRKVQDVAQRAGQATVWVAERAGNVVGSVTLALAGEPYADIALRDELEFRMLVVDPAVQRSGAGKAMMAAIVDHARALAGVNAVSLTTGSTWKSARGLYNKTGFARVPDRDWFVPGTDIKLLVYRLDL, from the coding sequence GTGCATCAGCAGATAACCGTCCGTCCCGCCGTCGAATCCGATTTCGACGCCGTTGCCCGCATCACCAGGGATTCCTACCTGGCCGCCGGGTACTTCGACGACGCCGACCACCCCTACATGCGCAAGGTCCAGGACGTTGCGCAGCGCGCCGGCCAGGCCACCGTCTGGGTGGCGGAGCGGGCCGGAAACGTGGTGGGTTCGGTCACCCTGGCTTTGGCCGGCGAGCCCTACGCGGACATCGCACTGCGGGACGAGCTGGAGTTCCGCATGCTGGTGGTGGACCCGGCCGTGCAGCGCAGCGGCGCAGGCAAAGCCATGATGGCCGCCATCGTGGACCACGCCAGGGCACTGGCCGGGGTCAATGCCGTGTCGCTGACCACCGGAAGCACCTGGAAAAGCGCCCGCGGACTGTACAACAAAACCGGCTTCGCGCGGGTGCCGGACAGGGACTGGTTCGTCCCCGGAACTGACATAAAACTGCTGGTTTACCGGCTCGACCTGTAG
- a CDS encoding CitMHS family transporter, with the protein MLVLLGFAMIAVFMVLIMTKKLTPVLALIIVPTVFGLFAGAGLGIGDMVMDSMKSMTSTAALLMFAIIYFGLMIDVGLFDPLVRFILRKLGNDPAKVVLGTALLAAAVSLDGDGSTTFILTTAAMLPIYLRLKMSPVVLTCVAGLANGTMNIVPWGGPTARAASALKIDVNEVFVPMIPSLAAGLAVVLVFAWVLGLQERNRLRATQPEIWGVPDTAEGFDGGTPAGGSGTGRGRKGTGPAGAAPAVGGSGVAVLERTEALVDENDTAMADTALDPNRKTLRPKLQWFNLALTVAVMGMLIADLVPLPYVFMVGSAIALLVNFPHVKDQATQIVAHAPSIVAVVSMVMAAAVLTGVLKGTGMVEAMSAWLVQIIPSNMGPLMAVITGLLSIPMTFFMSNDAFYFGVLPVLSETAAHYGISGAEMARASITGQPFHMQSPLVPAILLLVSLAKVDLGDHHKKVLWRAAVVSLVMLGIGMLTGAIGIG; encoded by the coding sequence GTGCTGGTATTACTTGGATTCGCCATGATCGCGGTATTCATGGTGCTGATCATGACGAAGAAGTTGACGCCAGTGCTGGCGTTGATCATCGTCCCAACAGTTTTTGGTCTTTTCGCCGGCGCCGGCCTGGGCATTGGCGACATGGTGATGGACTCGATGAAGTCGATGACCTCCACCGCCGCCCTGCTGATGTTCGCCATCATCTACTTCGGCCTGATGATCGACGTCGGACTGTTCGACCCGCTGGTCCGGTTCATCCTGCGCAAGCTCGGCAATGACCCCGCCAAGGTGGTCCTGGGCACCGCCCTGCTGGCCGCAGCAGTCTCCCTCGACGGCGACGGCTCCACCACCTTTATCCTCACCACTGCTGCCATGCTGCCGATCTACCTCCGGCTGAAGATGAGCCCAGTGGTCCTCACCTGCGTGGCCGGCCTGGCCAACGGCACCATGAACATCGTCCCCTGGGGCGGCCCCACCGCCCGCGCCGCCAGTGCCCTGAAGATCGACGTCAACGAGGTCTTCGTCCCCATGATCCCGTCCCTGGCCGCCGGCCTGGCCGTCGTCCTGGTCTTCGCCTGGGTCCTCGGACTGCAGGAGCGCAACCGCCTCCGTGCCACACAGCCTGAAATCTGGGGCGTCCCCGATACTGCCGAAGGGTTCGACGGCGGCACTCCCGCCGGCGGTTCCGGAACCGGCCGCGGACGCAAGGGGACCGGCCCCGCCGGAGCAGCCCCCGCCGTCGGAGGTTCCGGCGTAGCTGTGCTGGAGCGCACGGAAGCCCTGGTGGATGAGAATGACACCGCCATGGCGGACACCGCGCTGGATCCCAACCGCAAGACCCTGCGCCCCAAGCTGCAGTGGTTCAACCTGGCCCTCACCGTGGCCGTGATGGGCATGCTCATCGCCGACCTCGTGCCCCTGCCGTATGTCTTTATGGTCGGTTCGGCCATCGCCCTGCTGGTGAACTTCCCCCACGTCAAGGACCAGGCCACACAGATCGTGGCCCACGCGCCGTCGATCGTTGCGGTGGTCAGCATGGTTATGGCTGCCGCAGTCCTGACGGGCGTCCTGAAGGGCACGGGCATGGTGGAAGCGATGTCGGCATGGCTGGTGCAGATCATCCCGTCCAACATGGGTCCGCTGATGGCGGTCATCACCGGCCTCCTGAGCATCCCCATGACGTTCTTCATGAGCAACGACGCCTTCTACTTCGGGGTGCTTCCCGTCCTGAGCGAGACTGCTGCGCACTACGGCATCAGCGGCGCCGAGATGGCGCGCGCTTCCATCACCGGGCAGCCGTTCCACATGCAGAGCCCGCTGGTTCCCGCCATCCTGCTCCTGGTATCGCTGGCCAAGGTCGACCTCGGCGACCACCACAAGAAAGTGCTGTGGCGCGCAGCAGTGGTTTCGCTGGTCATGCTGGGAATTGGCATGCTGACTGGAGCCATTGGAATCGGTTAG
- a CDS encoding DUF5666 domain-containing protein gives MLVRDPFKIRKTMLAGAVALALTGTGVAIAWAADPPSPSPSSSAPGNSEKGPGHNKPDKAQRPQHLHGESVVKKADGTYQAVLEQRGTVEAVSDTSITVKSEDGYSQTYAVNADTKIHKAPAAAPESSPGTDDGGKRVKPSDGTIADIATGDAVRISGVKNGDQATAERIAEGGGDGPGLGLGRGNGHGHSKGRFK, from the coding sequence ATGTTGGTTAGGGACCCGTTCAAGATCCGCAAGACCATGCTCGCCGGGGCGGTGGCACTCGCGCTGACGGGCACCGGCGTGGCCATCGCCTGGGCCGCTGACCCGCCCTCGCCGTCCCCGTCATCATCGGCGCCGGGGAATTCAGAGAAGGGCCCGGGACACAACAAGCCGGACAAGGCCCAGCGCCCGCAGCACCTTCACGGCGAGAGCGTGGTGAAGAAGGCGGACGGCACCTACCAAGCCGTCCTCGAGCAGCGCGGCACCGTGGAGGCCGTCAGCGATACCTCGATCACGGTCAAGAGCGAGGACGGCTACTCCCAGACGTACGCCGTTAACGCGGACACAAAAATCCACAAGGCTCCGGCCGCAGCGCCGGAAAGCTCCCCGGGAACGGACGACGGCGGCAAGCGGGTTAAGCCGTCCGATGGAACCATTGCGGATATCGCCACCGGCGACGCCGTCCGGATCTCCGGGGTGAAGAACGGGGACCAGGCCACGGCTGAGCGGATCGCGGAGGGCGGTGGCGACGGCCCCGGGCTTGGATTGGGCCGCGGCAACGGCCACGGTCACAGTAAGGGACGCTTCAAGTAG